Proteins from a genomic interval of Microbacterium esteraromaticum:
- a CDS encoding adenylosuccinate synthase: MPGIVIVGVQWGDEGKGKATDLLGERTDWVVKFNGGNNAGHTVVIGDEKYALHLLPSGILSPGVNPVIGNGVVVDLEVLFEELDALNARGVDTSRLRVSANAHIITAYHRTLDKVTERFLGQRRIGTTGRGIGPAYADKINRVGIRVQDLFDENILRQKVEGALDQKNHLLVKVFNRRSITVDEIVDDLLSYTERLRPMVADTGHLLDEALERGEVVVFEAGQATMLDVDHGTYPFVTSSSATAGGAATGSGVGPGRLDRIVGIVKAYTTRVGSGPFPTELDDEMGEWLRQTGGEFGTTTGRERRTGWYDAPITRYATRVNGITDIVLTKLDVLTGLDEIPVCVAYDVDGVRFDDVPVNQTDFHHAKPVYQNFPGWKEDISTARTFEDLPQNAQDYVLALEAMSNTRISVIGVGPARDQVIVRHDLVD; this comes from the coding sequence ATGCCAGGAATCGTGATCGTCGGCGTCCAGTGGGGCGATGAGGGCAAGGGCAAGGCGACAGACCTGCTCGGAGAGCGCACCGACTGGGTCGTCAAGTTCAACGGCGGCAACAACGCCGGACACACCGTCGTCATCGGCGACGAGAAGTACGCCCTGCACCTTCTGCCCTCCGGCATCCTCAGCCCCGGGGTGAACCCGGTCATCGGCAACGGCGTCGTCGTCGACCTCGAGGTGCTCTTCGAAGAGCTCGACGCGCTCAACGCGCGTGGAGTCGACACCTCGCGCCTGCGGGTCAGCGCCAACGCGCACATCATCACGGCGTACCACCGCACGCTCGACAAGGTCACCGAGCGCTTCCTCGGCCAGCGCCGCATCGGCACCACGGGCCGCGGTATCGGGCCGGCCTATGCCGACAAGATCAACCGCGTCGGCATCCGCGTGCAGGATCTGTTCGACGAGAACATCCTGCGTCAGAAGGTCGAGGGCGCCCTCGACCAGAAGAACCACCTGCTGGTGAAGGTCTTCAACCGTCGTTCGATCACGGTCGACGAGATCGTCGACGACCTGCTGTCGTACACCGAGCGGCTGCGCCCGATGGTCGCCGACACCGGCCACCTGCTCGACGAGGCGCTGGAGCGCGGCGAGGTCGTCGTGTTCGAGGCCGGCCAGGCCACCATGCTCGACGTCGACCACGGCACCTACCCGTTCGTCACGTCGTCGTCGGCCACGGCCGGTGGCGCGGCGACGGGCTCGGGCGTCGGCCCCGGTCGTCTCGACCGCATCGTCGGCATCGTCAAGGCGTACACGACGCGTGTCGGCTCGGGCCCGTTCCCGACCGAGCTCGACGATGAGATGGGCGAGTGGCTGCGCCAGACCGGCGGCGAGTTCGGCACGACCACGGGTCGTGAGCGCCGTACCGGCTGGTATGACGCGCCGATCACCCGCTACGCCACGCGCGTGAACGGCATCACCGACATCGTGCTCACCAAGCTCGACGTGCTCACCGGCCTGGATGAGATCCCGGTGTGCGTGGCCTACGACGTCGACGGCGTGCGCTTCGATGACGTGCCGGTGAACCAGACCGACTTCCACCACGCGAAGCCGGTCTACCAGAACTTCCCCGGGTGGAAAGAAGACATCTCGACGGCCCGCACGTTCGAGGACCTGCCGCAGAACGCGCAGGACTACGTGCTCGCGCTGGAGGCGATGAGCAACACGCGCATCTCGGTCATCGGCGTCGGCCCGGCGCGCGACCAGGTCATCGTTCGCCACGACCTCGTCGACTGA